One window of Carassius auratus strain Wakin chromosome 17, ASM336829v1, whole genome shotgun sequence genomic DNA carries:
- the LOC113117931 gene encoding uncharacterized protein LOC113117931, which produces MSNPQQHQGCGDSGSMSTGDECAQKHGKGQGKEKGKCQQGQQGQGHGHGHDHGHSHGGDHGKKGPACEQQKGKKC; this is translated from the exons ATGAGTAACCCAC AACAACACCAG GGCTGCGGAGATTCTGGCTCCATG AGCACAGGAGATGAATGTGCACAG AAGCACGGAAAGGGCCAAGGCAAAGAAAAAGGGAAATGTCAGCAAGGACAGCAAGGACAAGGTCATGGTCATGGGCACGATCATGGTCACAGTCATGGAGGGGATCATGGGAAAAAGGGACCTGCATGTGAGCagcaaaaaggaaaaaagtgTTAA